In the Caballeronia sp. LZ062 genome, one interval contains:
- a CDS encoding DUF3619 family protein, whose translation MSSALETKENEFALKVVRALDESTSAIPAAAVDRLAQARRAAIARKKPEKVAVAAAAPVFAPVLAGAGAALSAGGSGDAHGRKSLFARLGGFGLAGPVFALAVALAGIAYWEDQQRKAELADIDAAMMSDSLPLDAYLDHGFNAYLTRNH comes from the coding sequence ATGAGTTCCGCTCTTGAAACGAAGGAAAACGAGTTCGCGCTGAAGGTCGTTCGCGCGCTCGACGAAAGCACGTCGGCCATTCCGGCCGCCGCGGTGGACCGGCTCGCCCAGGCGCGCCGCGCCGCGATTGCGCGCAAGAAGCCCGAGAAAGTAGCCGTCGCCGCCGCCGCGCCTGTCTTCGCGCCGGTTCTGGCCGGCGCGGGCGCCGCGCTCTCGGCCGGCGGTTCCGGCGACGCGCACGGCCGCAAGAGCCTGTTCGCGCGCCTGGGCGGCTTCGGCCTCGCGGGGCCGGTGTTCGCGCTCGCCGTGGCGCTCGCGGGCATCGCGTATTGGGAAGACCAGCAGCGCAAGGCCGAACTCGCCGATATCGACGCAGCAATGATGAGCGACAGCCTGCCGCTCGACGCCTATCTCGATCACGGCTTCAACGCGTATCTGACGCGCAATCACTAA
- a CDS encoding acetolactate synthase 3 catalytic subunit, protein MNMPSAEFSTSDTTPSHEADSIGATVLMRALADENVEFVWGYPGGSVLYIYDELYKQDQIQHILVRHEQAAVHAADAYSRSTGKVGVCLVTSGPGVTNAVTGIATAYMDSIPLVVISGQVPTAAIGLDAFQECDTVGITRPCVKHNFLVKDVRDLAATVKKAFYIARTGRPGPVLIDIPKDVSKAPCRYEPVKSVSLRSYNPVTKGHSGQIRKAVQLLLSAKRPYIYTGGGIILADASRELNQFADLLGYPVTNTLMGLGGYRASDKKFLGMLGMHGTYEANMAMQHCDVLIAIGARFDDRVIGDPKHFASSPRKIIHIDVDPSSISKRVKVDIPIVGDVKEVLKELIEQLQHAEHGPDTAALKSWWDQIEGWRSKDCLAYDRKSEIIKPQYVVEKLAELTDGNAFVCSDVGQHQMWAAQFYPFNKPRRWINSGGLGTMGFGLPAAMGVKMAYPDEDVVCITGEGSIQMCIQELSTCKQYNTPVKIISLNNRYLGMVRQWQQIEYKKRYSSSYMDALPDFVKLAEAYGHVGIRVEKTADVEPALKEALRLKDRTVFLDFQTDPTENVFPMVQAGKGITEMLLGSEDL, encoded by the coding sequence ATGAACATGCCTAGCGCGGAATTCTCCACGTCGGATACCACTCCCTCTCACGAAGCCGATTCGATCGGCGCGACGGTGCTGATGCGCGCGCTCGCCGACGAAAACGTCGAGTTCGTGTGGGGCTATCCCGGCGGCTCGGTACTCTACATCTACGACGAGCTGTACAAGCAGGACCAGATTCAGCACATTCTCGTGCGCCACGAGCAGGCCGCCGTGCACGCCGCCGACGCGTATTCGCGCTCGACCGGCAAAGTGGGCGTGTGCCTTGTGACTTCCGGCCCGGGCGTCACGAATGCCGTCACCGGCATTGCCACGGCCTACATGGATTCGATTCCGCTCGTCGTCATCAGCGGGCAGGTGCCCACTGCGGCCATCGGCCTCGACGCGTTCCAGGAATGCGACACCGTCGGCATCACGCGGCCCTGCGTCAAGCACAACTTCCTCGTGAAGGACGTGCGCGATCTCGCCGCTACCGTCAAGAAAGCCTTCTACATCGCGCGCACGGGGCGTCCCGGCCCGGTGCTGATCGACATTCCGAAAGACGTGTCGAAAGCCCCGTGCCGCTACGAGCCGGTCAAGAGCGTGTCGCTGCGCTCGTACAACCCGGTCACGAAGGGCCACTCCGGCCAGATCCGCAAGGCGGTGCAACTGCTCTTGTCGGCGAAGCGCCCGTACATCTACACCGGCGGCGGCATCATTCTGGCGGACGCATCGCGCGAACTGAACCAGTTCGCCGACCTGCTCGGCTATCCCGTCACGAACACGCTGATGGGCCTCGGCGGCTATCGCGCGAGTGACAAGAAGTTCCTCGGCATGCTCGGCATGCACGGCACGTACGAAGCCAACATGGCCATGCAGCACTGCGACGTGCTGATCGCCATCGGCGCGCGATTCGACGACCGCGTGATCGGCGACCCGAAGCACTTCGCTTCGTCGCCGCGCAAGATCATTCATATCGACGTCGATCCGTCGTCCATCTCGAAGCGCGTGAAGGTCGATATCCCGATCGTCGGCGACGTGAAGGAAGTCCTGAAGGAGCTGATCGAACAGCTTCAGCACGCGGAGCACGGCCCGGACACGGCCGCGCTCAAGTCGTGGTGGGACCAGATCGAAGGCTGGCGCTCGAAAGACTGCCTCGCCTACGACCGCAAGAGCGAGATCATCAAGCCGCAATACGTCGTCGAGAAGCTCGCGGAGCTGACGGACGGCAACGCCTTCGTGTGTTCGGATGTCGGCCAGCATCAGATGTGGGCGGCGCAGTTCTATCCGTTCAACAAGCCGCGCCGCTGGATAAACTCGGGCGGCCTCGGCACGATGGGCTTCGGCCTGCCCGCCGCGATGGGCGTCAAGATGGCTTATCCCGACGAGGACGTGGTCTGCATCACGGGCGAAGGCTCCATCCAAATGTGCATTCAGGAGCTCTCGACCTGCAAGCAGTACAACACGCCGGTCAAGATCATCTCGCTCAACAACCGCTATCTCGGCATGGTTCGCCAGTGGCAGCAGATCGAGTACAAAAAGCGCTATTCCAGTTCCTACATGGACGCGCTGCCCGACTTCGTGAAGCTCGCCGAAGCGTACGGCCACGTCGGCATTCGCGTCGAAAAGACCGCGGACGTCGAACCGGCGCTCAAGGAAGCGCTGCGTCTGAAAGATCGCACCGTGTTTCTCGACTTCCAGACCGATCCGACCGAAAACGTATTCCCGATGGTGCAGGCAGGCAAAGGCATCACGGAAATGCTGCTCGGCTCTGAGGATCTCTAA
- a CDS encoding RNA polymerase sigma factor, with protein MASDKELADFLAGVERRAFKQTVYTVRDDDAALDIVQDAMIKLAEKYGDKPSPELPLLFQRILQNATHDYFRRQKVRNTWISLFSSFGSADDDEFDPLETFESEDGATCSESSESRLAREQVLNLIDAEIQKLPARQREAFLMRYWEDMDVAETAAAMGCSEGSVKTHCSRATHALAQALKAKGITL; from the coding sequence ATGGCATCAGACAAGGAACTCGCCGATTTTCTGGCGGGCGTCGAAAGACGCGCGTTCAAGCAGACCGTGTACACCGTCCGCGACGACGACGCGGCGCTCGACATCGTCCAGGACGCCATGATCAAGCTCGCGGAGAAGTACGGCGACAAGCCGTCGCCCGAGCTTCCGCTTTTGTTCCAGCGTATCCTCCAGAATGCGACGCACGATTACTTTCGCCGCCAGAAAGTACGCAATACCTGGATCAGCCTGTTCTCCTCGTTCGGCAGCGCAGACGACGACGAGTTCGACCCGCTCGAAACCTTCGAATCCGAGGACGGCGCAACCTGCAGCGAAAGCAGCGAGAGCCGCCTCGCGCGCGAACAGGTGCTGAACCTGATCGACGCGGAAATCCAGAAATTACCGGCGCGTCAACGAGAAGCTTTTCTCATGCGTTACTGGGAAGATATGGATGTCGCAGAGACGGCCGCCGCGATGGGCTGCTCCGAGGGCAGCGTGAAGACGCACTGTTCTCGCGCCACGCACGCTCTCGCGCAAGCCCTGAAAGCCAAAGGGATCACGCTATGA
- a CDS encoding phosphatidylserine decarboxylase, protein MNYPHPIIAREGWPFIAIAAVVAILVQAIGGFGFAWIFWLIVIFVVQFFRDPPRPIPTQANAVLCPADGRIVAVETAHDPYAGREALKISVFMNVFNVHSQRSPVDGAITKVQYFPGAYLNAAVDKASTENERNAIVLQTAGGHTVTSVQIAGLIARRILCYVHAGEPLTRGQRYGFIRFGSRVDVYLPVGSRPRVSIGEKVSASSTILAEFAE, encoded by the coding sequence ATGAACTATCCCCATCCGATCATTGCCCGCGAAGGCTGGCCGTTCATCGCCATCGCGGCCGTCGTTGCCATTCTCGTGCAGGCGATCGGCGGCTTCGGCTTCGCCTGGATCTTCTGGCTGATCGTGATTTTCGTCGTCCAGTTCTTCCGCGATCCGCCGCGCCCCATTCCCACGCAGGCCAATGCCGTGCTGTGTCCGGCGGACGGGCGCATTGTCGCGGTCGAAACCGCGCACGATCCGTACGCGGGCCGCGAGGCGCTGAAGATCAGCGTGTTCATGAACGTGTTCAATGTGCACTCGCAGCGTTCGCCTGTCGATGGCGCGATCACCAAGGTGCAGTACTTTCCGGGCGCGTATCTGAACGCGGCGGTCGACAAAGCGTCCACCGAGAACGAGCGCAACGCGATCGTGCTGCAAACCGCGGGCGGTCATACGGTGACGTCCGTGCAGATCGCCGGACTCATCGCGCGACGCATTCTCTGCTACGTGCACGCCGGCGAGCCGCTCACCCGCGGCCAACGTTACGGCTTTATCCGCTTCGGTTCGCGCGTCGACGTCTATCTGCCGGTGGGCAGCCGGCCGCGCGTGTCGATCGGCGAGAAGGTGTCCGCCTCGTCGACGATTCTCGCCGAGTTCGCGGAATAA
- a CDS encoding glycosyltransferase family 1 protein, producing the protein MKIMIVTDAWEPQVNGVVRTLKNTSKELTALGHRVEMLTPLEFKTIPCPTYPEIRLSLMPGRHVAERIDAFDPDALHIATEGPLGLAARSYALRHKLPYTTAYHTRFPEYVKARFGIPLAMTYRFLRWFHGPSQAVMAPTPVVKKDLEAYGFTNVVLWTRGVDLDIFHPMDSKVLNTARPIFLYVGRVAIEKNVEAFLKLDLPGSKWVAGEGPALAELKSRYTNANYLGVLSQPELAKVYAAADVFVFPSRTDTFGLVLLEAMACGTPIAAYPVTGPIDVLGEHGPGALNDDLREACLQALKIDRADARAWAERFSWRAASEQFASHLRQFEPRAPRADRAPA; encoded by the coding sequence ATGAAAATCATGATCGTGACCGATGCATGGGAGCCGCAAGTCAACGGCGTCGTGCGCACACTCAAGAACACGAGCAAGGAACTGACGGCGCTCGGGCATCGCGTGGAGATGCTGACGCCGCTCGAGTTCAAGACGATTCCCTGCCCGACCTATCCCGAGATTCGCCTCTCGCTGATGCCGGGCCGTCATGTCGCAGAGCGGATCGACGCGTTCGATCCGGATGCGCTGCACATCGCGACGGAAGGCCCGCTCGGCCTTGCCGCCCGCTCCTACGCGCTGCGTCACAAGCTGCCGTACACAACCGCCTATCACACGCGGTTTCCCGAATACGTGAAGGCGCGCTTCGGCATCCCGCTCGCAATGACGTATCGCTTTTTGCGCTGGTTCCACGGACCGTCGCAGGCGGTGATGGCGCCGACGCCCGTGGTCAAGAAAGATCTGGAAGCCTACGGATTCACGAACGTCGTGCTGTGGACGCGCGGCGTCGATCTCGACATCTTCCATCCGATGGACTCGAAGGTGCTCAACACCGCGCGGCCGATCTTTCTGTACGTCGGGCGGGTCGCAATCGAAAAGAACGTCGAAGCCTTTCTGAAGCTCGACTTGCCCGGCTCGAAATGGGTTGCGGGCGAAGGCCCGGCGCTCGCCGAACTGAAGTCGCGCTATACGAACGCGAACTATCTCGGCGTGCTGTCGCAGCCGGAACTCGCGAAGGTGTACGCCGCAGCCGATGTCTTCGTGTTCCCGAGCCGCACCGATACCTTCGGCCTCGTGCTGCTGGAAGCGATGGCCTGCGGCACGCCCATCGCGGCGTACCCGGTCACGGGGCCGATCGACGTGCTCGGCGAACACGGACCCGGCGCGCTCAACGACGACCTGCGCGAGGCGTGCCTTCAGGCGCTGAAGATCGACCGCGCCGACGCCCGCGCCTGGGCCGAGCGCTTTTCGTGGCGTGCGGCGTCCGAGCAGTTCGCGTCGCATTTGCGGCAGTTCGAGCCGCGCGCGCCGCGCGCCGACCGGGCGCCCGCATGA
- a CDS encoding glycine zipper 2TM domain-containing protein, whose protein sequence is MDNGTNNITPTPGTGEPRRLHPLVATAAGAVIVASLAATAALTGIFPGAHSNSAQNPQTQTAAVAQQQPVVAPAAPPAAQPMAAQPAPAPAPSVAPAQAATQPVQQAPAQPSYAQQQPQHPAYCSTCGTVEAVSAVRREGHGTGIGAVGGAVAGGVVGNQFGRGGGRTAMTLLGALGGGLAGNSVEKHLRSETDYSVRVRMENGKTRYFTYHQQPPFAQGQHVRVHNGTLVDAG, encoded by the coding sequence ATGGACAACGGGACCAACAACATCACGCCCACGCCCGGCACCGGCGAGCCGCGCCGCCTGCATCCGCTGGTCGCGACGGCTGCGGGCGCGGTCATCGTCGCGAGCCTCGCGGCGACGGCCGCCCTTACCGGGATTTTCCCGGGCGCGCATAGCAATTCGGCGCAAAATCCGCAGACGCAAACGGCAGCGGTCGCGCAGCAGCAGCCCGTGGTTGCGCCCGCCGCGCCGCCCGCAGCCCAGCCGATGGCCGCGCAGCCCGCGCCCGCTCCCGCTCCCTCTGTTGCGCCCGCGCAAGCCGCGACTCAGCCGGTACAGCAAGCGCCCGCGCAACCATCATACGCACAGCAGCAGCCGCAACACCCGGCGTATTGCTCGACGTGCGGCACGGTCGAAGCCGTCTCCGCCGTGCGCCGCGAAGGGCACGGAACGGGCATCGGCGCGGTCGGCGGCGCGGTGGCAGGCGGCGTCGTCGGTAATCAGTTCGGACGCGGCGGCGGCCGCACCGCCATGACGCTGCTCGGCGCGCTCGGCGGCGGGCTGGCTGGCAATTCGGTCGAAAAGCACCTGCGCAGCGAAACCGACTATTCCGTGCGCGTGCGGATGGAAAACGGCAAGACGCGCTACTTCACCTATCATCAGCAGCCGCCGTTCGCGCAGGGCCAGCATGTGCGCGTGCATAACGGCACACTGGTCGACGCAGGGTAA
- a CDS encoding RDD family protein, whose amino-acid sequence MSVSAAATLPPLSAPSLRRRLFAMVYEGVILFGVVFIAGYLFSTLTQQRNGLTHHDWLMSWIGLVLAAYFVWFWTHGGQTLPMKTWRLKVVDARGEPLTVGRALARYALAWLWFLPPLALHPLLSLAVPQTLIVLAVWIALWAAAVWLDPARQFLHDRLAGTRIVAA is encoded by the coding sequence ATGAGCGTCTCCGCCGCCGCGACCCTCCCGCCGCTCTCCGCGCCGAGCCTGCGCCGGCGTCTCTTCGCGATGGTCTACGAAGGCGTCATCCTGTTCGGCGTCGTGTTCATCGCCGGATATCTCTTCAGCACGCTCACGCAGCAACGCAACGGCCTCACGCATCACGACTGGCTGATGTCGTGGATCGGTCTCGTGCTGGCGGCATATTTCGTGTGGTTCTGGACGCACGGCGGCCAGACGCTGCCGATGAAAACCTGGCGCCTGAAAGTCGTCGATGCGCGCGGTGAGCCGCTCACCGTCGGCCGGGCGCTCGCGCGCTACGCGCTCGCGTGGCTGTGGTTCCTGCCGCCGCTCGCGCTGCACCCGCTCCTTTCGCTGGCGGTGCCGCAGACGCTGATCGTGCTTGCCGTCTGGATCGCGCTGTGGGCGGCGGCTGTCTGGCTCGATCCGGCCCGCCAGTTCCTGCACGACCGCCTCGCCGGCACCCGCATCGTCGCTGCGTAA
- a CDS encoding DUF3106 domain-containing protein gives MSYKRGLAIVFGCAIAGLVAFAATYPRFYSSSTASVSAAAPSGASAGTDASLSPLAALVTDNPLSWSRLTEAQRVALAPFATQWDSFSDERKQKWLKIASRYHRMSPDAQKRLQQRMEEWVRMTPDQRKVARENYQVSKLVPPDKREKAWDAYQKLSEEQKKKLAASERSRRPTVVSAPPTGKAEVKDINRLVAAREQGHAASHAEAGPGAGAPASGAPMPPAVPNAASIVPATPIPVSPQQAPSMYNGS, from the coding sequence GTGAGTTACAAGCGCGGTCTCGCGATTGTCTTCGGCTGCGCGATTGCGGGTCTGGTCGCGTTCGCCGCTACTTACCCGCGCTTCTATTCGTCCTCCACGGCGTCCGTGTCCGCCGCCGCGCCCAGCGGCGCGAGCGCGGGCACAGATGCGTCGCTGTCGCCGCTCGCCGCGCTTGTCACTGACAATCCGCTTTCGTGGAGCCGCCTGACGGAGGCACAGCGCGTCGCGCTCGCGCCTTTCGCCACGCAGTGGGACTCCTTCAGCGACGAGCGCAAGCAAAAGTGGCTCAAGATCGCTTCGCGCTATCACCGCATGTCGCCGGACGCACAGAAGCGGCTGCAGCAGCGCATGGAGGAATGGGTGCGCATGACGCCCGACCAGCGCAAGGTCGCGCGGGAGAACTACCAGGTCTCGAAGCTCGTGCCGCCCGACAAGCGGGAAAAGGCCTGGGACGCGTATCAGAAGCTCTCGGAAGAACAGAAGAAAAAGCTCGCCGCGAGCGAGCGCAGCCGCCGCCCGACCGTGGTCAGCGCGCCGCCGACCGGCAAGGCCGAAGTGAAGGACATCAACCGTCTTGTGGCGGCGCGCGAGCAGGGCCACGCGGCTTCGCACGCGGAAGCGGGACCGGGCGCGGGCGCTCCGGCTTCCGGCGCGCCGATGCCGCCCGCCGTGCCGAACGCCGCGAGCATCGTCCCGGCTACGCCGATTCCCGTTTCGCCGCAGCAGGCGCCTTCGATGTACAACGGTTCGTGA
- the ilvN gene encoding acetolactate synthase small subunit translates to MKHIISVLLENEPGALSRVVGLFSARGYNIETLTVAPTEDSSLSRLTIVSIGSDDVIEQITKHLNRLIEVVKVVDLTEGAHIERELMLIKVRAVGKEREEMKRMADIFRGRIIDVTEKTYTMELTGASDKLDAFIQALDATAILETVRTGSSGIGRGERILKV, encoded by the coding sequence ATGAAACACATCATCTCCGTACTGCTGGAAAACGAGCCGGGCGCGTTATCGCGTGTCGTCGGGCTCTTTTCCGCGCGCGGCTACAACATCGAAACGCTGACGGTGGCGCCGACCGAAGACAGTTCGCTGTCGCGGCTCACCATCGTCTCCATCGGCTCGGACGACGTGATCGAACAGATCACGAAGCACCTGAACCGCCTGATCGAGGTGGTGAAAGTGGTCGACCTGACAGAGGGCGCCCACATCGAGCGCGAGCTGATGCTCATCAAGGTAAGGGCAGTCGGCAAGGAACGCGAAGAGATGAAGCGGATGGCGGATATCTTCCGCGGCCGCATCATCGACGTGACCGAAAAGACCTACACCATGGAACTGACGGGCGCGTCCGACAAGCTGGACGCATTCATTCAGGCGCTCGACGCCACAGCGATTCTGGAGACGGTTCGCACGGGCAGTTCCGGCATCGGCCGGGGCGAGCGCATCCTGAAGGTGTAG
- the ilvC gene encoding ketol-acid reductoisomerase, whose amino-acid sequence MKVFYDKDADLSLIKGKQVTIIGYGSQGHAHALNLKESGVNVTVGLRKGGASWSKAENAGLPVKEVAEAVKGADVVMMLLPDEQIAEVYAKEVHANIKNGAALAFAHGFNVHYGQVIPRADLDVIMIAPKAPGHTVRNTYTQGGGVPHLIAVAQDKTGSARDVALSYAVANGGGRAGIIETNFREETETDLFGEQAVLCGGTVDLIKAGFETLVEAGYAPEMAYFECLHELKLIVDLIYEGGIANMNYSISNNAEYGEYVTGPRIVTEETKKAMKAVLKDIQTGEYAKSFIIENRAGAPTLQSRRRLTAEHQIEQVGEKLRAMMPWIAKNKLVDQSKN is encoded by the coding sequence ATGAAAGTTTTCTACGACAAAGACGCCGACCTCTCCCTCATCAAGGGCAAGCAAGTCACCATCATCGGTTATGGCTCGCAAGGCCATGCGCACGCGCTGAACCTGAAGGAAAGCGGCGTGAACGTGACGGTCGGCCTGCGTAAGGGCGGCGCTTCGTGGAGCAAGGCCGAGAACGCCGGTCTGCCGGTCAAGGAAGTGGCCGAAGCGGTGAAGGGCGCGGACGTCGTGATGATGCTGCTGCCCGACGAGCAGATCGCCGAGGTGTACGCGAAGGAAGTCCACGCGAACATCAAGAACGGCGCGGCGCTCGCTTTCGCGCACGGCTTCAACGTGCACTACGGTCAGGTGATTCCGCGCGCGGACCTCGACGTCATCATGATCGCCCCGAAGGCGCCGGGTCACACGGTGCGCAACACGTACACGCAAGGCGGCGGCGTGCCGCACCTGATCGCGGTCGCGCAGGACAAGACCGGCTCGGCGCGCGACGTGGCGCTGTCGTACGCGGTGGCCAACGGCGGCGGCCGCGCGGGCATCATCGAGACGAACTTCCGTGAAGAAACGGAAACCGATCTGTTCGGCGAGCAGGCGGTTCTGTGCGGCGGCACCGTCGACCTGATCAAGGCCGGCTTCGAAACGCTGGTGGAAGCGGGCTACGCGCCGGAAATGGCGTACTTCGAGTGCCTCCACGAACTGAAGCTGATCGTCGACCTGATCTACGAAGGCGGCATCGCCAACATGAACTACTCGATCTCGAACAACGCCGAGTACGGCGAGTACGTGACGGGTCCGCGCATCGTCACGGAAGAGACGAAGAAGGCGATGAAGGCCGTGCTGAAGGACATCCAGACGGGTGAATACGCGAAGAGCTTCATCATCGAGAACCGCGCCGGTGCGCCCACGCTGCAATCGCGCCGCCGCCTGACGGCCGAGCATCAGATCGAGCAGGTCGGCGAGAAGCTGCGTGCGATGATGCCGTGGATCGCGAAGAACAAGCTCGTCGACCAGTCGAAGAACTAA
- the pssA gene encoding CDP-diacylglycerol--serine O-phosphatidyltransferase — MAAFKPRRNRMNGTPPRAFRRNKAAQDVGAVETRRAKRQQFLRKRGIYLLPNAFTTAALFCGFFAVVQAMNVRFEIAAIAIFVAMVLDGMDGRVARMTHTQSAFGEQFDSLSDMVSFGVAPALVMYEWVLKDLGRWGWLAAFVYCSGAALRLARFNTNVGVVDKRYFQGLPSPAAAALIAGFVWLATDNRVPLKLVWLPWVAFALTVYAGVTMVSNAPFYSGKALDVRYRVPFAGVLLVVVAFVLVSSDPPVMLFCLFVLYGFSGYVWWAYMAMRGRPNPARSSQRDH; from the coding sequence ATGGCGGCATTCAAACCGCGCCGGAACCGCATGAACGGAACGCCGCCGCGCGCGTTCCGTCGCAACAAGGCGGCGCAGGACGTCGGCGCCGTGGAAACGCGGCGCGCCAAGCGGCAGCAATTCCTGAGAAAGCGCGGCATTTATCTGCTGCCGAATGCGTTCACCACGGCGGCGCTCTTCTGCGGATTCTTCGCCGTCGTTCAGGCGATGAACGTGCGCTTCGAGATCGCGGCCATCGCCATTTTCGTCGCGATGGTGCTCGACGGCATGGACGGCCGCGTCGCGCGCATGACGCATACGCAGAGCGCCTTCGGCGAGCAGTTCGACAGCCTTTCGGACATGGTGTCGTTCGGCGTCGCGCCGGCGCTTGTCATGTACGAATGGGTGCTGAAGGACCTCGGGCGCTGGGGCTGGCTCGCGGCGTTCGTGTACTGCTCGGGTGCAGCGTTGCGGCTCGCGCGCTTCAATACGAACGTCGGCGTGGTCGACAAGCGCTATTTCCAAGGCCTGCCGAGTCCGGCCGCGGCGGCGCTGATCGCCGGCTTCGTGTGGCTCGCGACCGACAATCGCGTGCCGCTCAAGCTCGTCTGGTTGCCGTGGGTCGCGTTCGCGCTGACCGTCTACGCGGGCGTCACGATGGTGTCGAACGCGCCGTTCTACAGCGGCAAGGCGCTGGACGTACGGTATCGCGTGCCGTTCGCGGGCGTGCTGCTGGTCGTGGTGGCGTTCGTGCTCGTTTCGTCCGATCCGCCCGTCATGCTGTTTTGCCTGTTCGTGCTGTACGGCTTCTCGGGCTACGTCTGGTGGGCGTACATGGCCATGCGTGGCAGACCGAATCCCGCGCGCAGCTCGCAACGGGATCACTAG